One window of Ziziphus jujuba cultivar Dongzao chromosome 5, ASM3175591v1 genomic DNA carries:
- the LOC112493220 gene encoding replication protein A 70 kDa DNA-binding subunit B-like, whose amino-acid sequence MVREVKLIKDIQAQQRGWTVKVVIIEKAMPRVSKSSPNKYQTLILADEEGNKIQATIYGGDIHIFRDTLIIGKNYYISNAWVKEIGAQYQIVQNNLQWTINGRTIVEEVTGDSEIIVPAVYSFVPFSRLHTYIDSLSHVVSRNFGAVQRQKAWKLSLGQS is encoded by the exons ATGGTTAGAGAAGTAAAGCTAATCAAGGATATTCAAGCTCAACAAAGAGGTTGGACAGTAAAAGTGGTGATTATTGAGAAAGCAATGCCACGAGTTTCTAAATCAAGTCCAAACAAATATCAAACGTTAATCTTAGCTGATGAAGAA GGTAATAAGATCCAGGCCACAATATATGGTGGAGACATCCACATCTTCCGAGACACACTCataattgggaaaaattattatatttctaatgCTTGGGTTAAAGAAATTGGTGCACAATATCAGATTGTTCAAAATAATTTGCAATGGACTATAAATGGTCGAACCATTGTGGAAGAAGTGACTGGAGATTCAGAGATAATTGTACCTGCTGTTTACAGCTTTGTCCCGTTCTCACGACTACACACTTATATTGACTCTCTATCCCACGTCG TATCTCGAAATTTTGGAGCTGTTCAGAGGCAAAAGGCTTGGAAGCTCAGCCTAGGACAGAGTTAA